One region of Skermanella mucosa genomic DNA includes:
- a CDS encoding PAS-domain containing protein, whose protein sequence is MTRPAEQDPRFRPTKRSMARFIAVVTLAAGGTLLPSDGGAGMIVLKAACAAALIGLVLAGMAAGERRVRVARAAERRTDHARQVLADAIESLPDGIAIFDRAERLVMSNQRFRELNSPPPRTAAADPVPGESLAEAPVGSPEEDGRPMPDGRWLRVDGRRIDGGYRVAVSTDVTEGRRRQTELARRTRLLDGVLNALPEAVCLWSPESRLVGCNVKLVELLDLPPDLPTAGRPLTEFTAFLDARGEAALSGIPPGAVGMAGVRETLSWDHVRPDGHVLEVTSAPMSDGGRLVRYADMTAARRAGRDLADREERFRRLSAAATEGVLIHDGATVIDANEAAAALFGMTVGELIGCPADRLAAPEDWAGLRDALALEGPEGPVSGGGFRLLRRDGGRFLCEASRRRVAWQDRPAAALTLRDVTERQDAEDRLRAALAKAEREGRARSDYLAAIGREVRPALSGALGTIGALAESRLTEPQRAQAVAVRELVENQMATLTDIIDLARLEDGRLRIQEEDFDLVDLVEGLVDTLAGQAAAKGIDLVAGVPAGVPSALRGDPKRLRQVLATLAGNAVKFTEQGGVSLTVTAPASTAGSVTLRFEVADTGVGIPAAAQPQVFDGFGLGGTGAPRRHGGSGLHLAIAKRLVGLMGGGIGFDSAAGVGSHFWFTVSLARSPDGFRPAEAASSLAGKRILLVEGNGVSREVLTRQLADWGVAVHGVASGRAALEAVASSGSGRSQGRPAFDAALVDDTAADLPVATLARRLRDAGVGRLVLLSGIGRTSQGSAAAWPQLESAGFSAAVRKPARQAALLAALRGEPVMELDHPGLSAAPERPAGDGTAFGSDTLPADAPRLLLVEDSVTNQLVAGTLLKVAGYRVDVAANGLEAVAAVRRAPYLLVLMDIAMPEMDGIAATRAIRALPAPVGDIPIIAMTANAMVGDRERFLDAGMNDYVPKPIERVHLLDTIARWLPTTVPATPAGIAEAGNPGTAAEPAEGELLDTGVLDQLKQDLDETILPDLIDAFLSEARGRVQRIVDGSAAGVLETVAREAHTLKSSAGTFGAVRLADAVRAIERACQAGDASTVQRIGAGIPALLEATARAYDGLGAVARA, encoded by the coding sequence ATGACCAGACCTGCCGAGCAAGACCCGCGCTTCCGGCCGACCAAGCGGTCCATGGCCCGGTTCATCGCCGTCGTGACCCTGGCCGCGGGCGGCACATTGCTGCCGTCGGACGGCGGCGCCGGCATGATCGTGCTGAAGGCGGCCTGCGCCGCCGCCCTGATCGGGCTGGTCCTGGCCGGGATGGCCGCCGGCGAGCGCAGGGTGCGCGTGGCCCGGGCGGCCGAGCGGCGGACCGACCATGCCCGCCAGGTGCTGGCCGACGCCATCGAGTCGCTGCCCGACGGCATCGCGATCTTCGACCGGGCCGAGCGGCTGGTGATGTCCAACCAGCGATTCCGCGAGCTGAACTCGCCGCCGCCGAGAACGGCCGCCGCCGACCCGGTCCCCGGGGAATCTCTGGCCGAGGCCCCGGTCGGGAGCCCGGAGGAGGACGGTCGCCCGATGCCGGACGGGCGGTGGCTGCGGGTCGACGGAAGGCGGATCGACGGCGGTTACCGCGTGGCCGTCAGCACCGACGTGACGGAGGGACGACGCCGGCAGACCGAGCTGGCCCGGCGCACCCGGCTGCTCGACGGCGTCCTGAACGCCCTGCCCGAGGCGGTCTGCCTGTGGAGCCCCGAGTCGCGGCTGGTCGGATGTAACGTGAAGCTGGTCGAGCTTCTGGACCTGCCGCCGGACCTGCCGACGGCGGGCCGTCCCCTGACGGAGTTCACCGCCTTCCTCGATGCACGGGGCGAGGCGGCGCTGTCCGGCATTCCTCCCGGCGCGGTCGGCATGGCGGGCGTCCGCGAGACGCTGAGCTGGGACCATGTCCGCCCGGACGGCCATGTGCTGGAGGTGACGTCCGCGCCGATGTCCGACGGCGGGCGGCTGGTCCGCTATGCCGACATGACCGCGGCGCGGCGCGCCGGACGGGATCTCGCCGACCGGGAGGAGCGGTTCCGGCGCCTCTCCGCCGCCGCGACGGAAGGGGTGCTGATCCACGACGGCGCCACCGTGATCGACGCCAACGAGGCGGCGGCGGCGCTGTTCGGGATGACCGTGGGTGAGCTGATCGGCTGCCCGGCCGACCGGCTGGCGGCACCCGAGGACTGGGCCGGGCTGCGCGACGCCCTGGCGCTGGAAGGACCGGAGGGTCCGGTATCCGGCGGCGGGTTCCGGCTCCTGCGCCGGGACGGCGGCCGATTCCTGTGCGAGGCGTCGCGACGCCGGGTTGCCTGGCAGGACCGGCCCGCCGCCGCCCTGACGCTGCGCGACGTCACCGAGCGGCAGGACGCGGAGGACCGTCTGCGCGCCGCCCTGGCGAAGGCCGAGCGGGAGGGCCGCGCCCGGTCGGACTATCTGGCCGCGATCGGCCGCGAGGTGCGGCCGGCGCTGAGCGGCGCGCTCGGCACGATCGGCGCGCTGGCGGAAAGCCGGCTGACCGAGCCCCAGCGCGCCCAGGCCGTCGCGGTCCGGGAACTGGTCGAGAACCAGATGGCTACCCTGACCGACATCATCGACCTGGCCCGGCTGGAGGACGGCAGGCTCCGCATCCAGGAGGAGGACTTCGACCTGGTCGACCTGGTGGAGGGGCTGGTCGATACGCTGGCCGGGCAGGCCGCCGCCAAGGGCATCGACCTCGTCGCCGGAGTCCCGGCCGGCGTGCCGTCGGCCCTGCGGGGCGATCCGAAGCGGCTGCGGCAGGTGCTCGCGACCCTGGCCGGAAACGCCGTCAAGTTCACCGAACAAGGGGGCGTCTCGCTGACCGTGACGGCGCCGGCGAGCACCGCCGGTTCCGTGACGTTGCGCTTCGAGGTCGCGGACACCGGAGTCGGCATCCCCGCCGCGGCGCAGCCCCAGGTTTTCGACGGTTTCGGGCTGGGCGGCACGGGAGCGCCGCGCCGGCACGGCGGCAGCGGGCTTCATCTCGCCATCGCCAAGCGGCTGGTCGGCCTGATGGGCGGCGGGATCGGGTTCGACAGCGCCGCCGGCGTCGGCAGCCATTTCTGGTTCACCGTGTCCCTGGCGCGCTCCCCGGACGGCTTTAGGCCGGCCGAGGCCGCATCGTCGCTGGCCGGGAAACGCATCCTGCTGGTCGAGGGGAACGGCGTCAGCCGCGAGGTCCTGACCCGGCAGCTCGCCGACTGGGGCGTCGCGGTCCACGGGGTCGCCAGCGGACGCGCCGCCCTGGAGGCGGTCGCGTCGTCCGGAAGCGGGCGGTCCCAGGGCCGGCCCGCGTTCGACGCCGCCCTGGTCGACGACACCGCCGCGGACCTGCCGGTCGCGACATTGGCGCGCCGTCTCCGCGATGCCGGCGTCGGTCGCCTTGTCCTGCTGTCCGGCATCGGCCGGACGTCGCAGGGTTCGGCCGCTGCCTGGCCGCAGCTGGAATCGGCGGGCTTCTCGGCCGCGGTCCGCAAGCCGGCGCGCCAGGCGGCGCTTCTCGCGGCGTTGCGCGGCGAACCGGTGATGGAGCTGGATCATCCGGGCCTCTCCGCCGCGCCGGAGCGGCCGGCCGGCGACGGGACCGCGTTCGGAAGCGACACCCTGCCGGCGGACGCCCCCCGGCTGCTCCTGGTGGAGGACAGCGTCACCAACCAGCTGGTCGCCGGCACCCTGCTGAAGGTCGCCGGATACCGGGTCGATGTCGCGGCCAATGGGCTGGAAGCGGTCGCCGCGGTCCGCCGGGCGCCCTATCTGCTCGTCCTGATGGACATCGCCATGCCGGAGATGGACGGCATCGCGGCGACGCGCGCGATCCGCGCCCTGCCCGCCCCGGTCGGCGACATCCCGATCATCGCGATGACGGCCAACGCCATGGTCGGCGACCGGGAACGGTTCCTCGATGCCGGGATGAACGATTACGTGCCGAAGCCGATCGAGCGCGTCCATCTGCTCGACACGATCGCCCGCTGGCTGCCCACGACCGTCCCGGCGACGCCGGCCGGCATCGCGGAGGCCGGAAACCCGGGCACGGCGGCCGAGCCCGCGGAAGGCGAGCTGCTCGACACCGGCGTGCTCGACCAGCTCAAGCAAGATCTCGACGAGACGATCCTGCCGGACCTGATCGACGCATTCCTGTCGGAAGCCCGGGGACGGGTGCAGCGCATCGTCGACGGCTCCGCCGCCGGAGTGCTGGAAACGGTGGCACGGGAAGCCCACACGCTGAAGAGCTCCGCCGGCACCTTCGGCGCCGTCCGGCTCGCCGACGCGGTCCGCGCGATCGAGCGCGCCTGCCAAGCTGGCGACGCGTCGACGGTGCAGCGGATCGGCGCCGGGATTCCCGCCCTGCTCGAGGCGACGGCACGCGCCTATGACGGCCTGGGCGCGGTCGCGCGCGCCTGA
- a CDS encoding ATP-binding protein, whose amino-acid sequence MKLCPEMLLRALDVSELAHTVSSLKGDMPLLYANQAFLDMTGYGRDEVVGRNCRFLQGPLTEVSALSRIRDGIAARETVQVNLVNYRKDGSTFVNHLYLAPVPDASGTPIAYMGIQSNVTPLHQRLRLDHEREKLAALGRLTAGISHEIKNALQPIRLMAEILEDWESLRPDDIRRSLATLRTNLDIALQLTTDVLGVARNPSHRGADAVAATVLAAETRRFVEGIVPDTVRLRIVDIPSGGTPGSVTITVRHFLQVIGNLVTNAVDAMQGRGDLTIRWGRRGLLPGEAEGLGLLPGDYLRIDILDTGCGVEERHLGELFETFFTTKPRDEGTGLGLAVSQSIVREAGGTITASSQAPGGSTFSIHLPTIHEA is encoded by the coding sequence ATGAAACTCTGTCCTGAAATGCTGCTTCGAGCGCTTGATGTCAGCGAGCTTGCCCATACCGTCAGCTCCCTCAAGGGCGACATGCCCCTGCTCTATGCCAACCAGGCCTTCCTGGATATGACGGGATATGGCCGGGACGAGGTGGTCGGCCGGAACTGCAGGTTCCTCCAGGGACCGCTGACCGAAGTTTCCGCGCTTTCCCGGATCCGCGACGGCATCGCGGCCCGAGAGACCGTCCAGGTGAACCTGGTCAACTACCGCAAGGACGGAAGCACCTTCGTCAATCATCTCTACCTGGCCCCGGTGCCGGACGCCTCGGGCACGCCCATCGCCTACATGGGCATCCAGTCGAACGTCACCCCGCTGCACCAGCGGCTTCGGCTGGACCATGAGCGGGAGAAGCTGGCGGCGCTGGGCCGCCTGACCGCCGGGATCAGCCACGAGATCAAGAACGCCCTCCAGCCGATCCGGCTGATGGCGGAGATCCTGGAGGATTGGGAGAGCCTGCGCCCGGACGACATCCGCCGGTCCCTGGCCACGCTTCGGACCAACCTGGACATCGCCCTCCAACTGACCACCGACGTCCTGGGCGTGGCCCGGAATCCGTCCCATCGGGGCGCGGACGCCGTCGCCGCGACGGTGCTGGCCGCCGAGACAAGGCGGTTTGTGGAGGGGATCGTGCCCGACACGGTCCGGCTCCGGATCGTTGACATCCCGTCCGGCGGCACACCGGGCTCGGTGACGATAACGGTCCGGCATTTCCTCCAGGTGATCGGGAACCTGGTCACCAACGCCGTCGACGCCATGCAGGGGCGTGGCGACCTGACGATCCGCTGGGGCCGCCGTGGCCTGTTACCCGGCGAGGCGGAGGGCCTGGGCCTCCTTCCCGGCGACTATCTGCGGATCGACATCCTGGATACCGGATGCGGCGTCGAGGAACGGCACCTGGGCGAACTGTTCGAGACCTTCTTCACGACCAAGCCGCGCGACGAGGGGACCGGACTGGGACTGGCGGTCAGCCAGTCGATCGTGCGCGAGGCCGGCGGAACCATCACCGCCAGCAGCCAGGCTCCCGGCGGCAGCACTTTCTCGATCCACCTTCCAACGATCCACGAGGCATAG
- a CDS encoding response regulator, translating to MAHILLIEDMPGVRDALGVVLTIAGHRIDTAGDGEEGLAKIRANTYDMVVCDIVMPRKDGTSVIIEAKAARPALPILAVSGGAGGVTARQALLVASARADRTLEKPFSREDLLTAVREILSSPA from the coding sequence ATGGCACACATACTGCTGATCGAGGACATGCCGGGGGTGCGGGACGCGCTCGGCGTAGTCCTGACCATCGCCGGCCACCGGATCGACACGGCGGGCGACGGCGAGGAGGGCTTGGCCAAGATCAGGGCCAATACCTACGACATGGTCGTCTGCGACATCGTCATGCCCAGGAAGGACGGCACCTCGGTGATCATCGAGGCCAAGGCAGCCAGGCCGGCCCTGCCGATCCTGGCGGTGTCCGGGGGAGCCGGCGGCGTGACCGCCCGGCAGGCGCTGCTGGTGGCCTCCGCCAGGGCGGACCGCACCCTGGAAAAACCCTTCTCCCGCGAGGATCTGCTGACCGCGGTCCGCGAAATCCTTTCCTCTCCCGCCTGA
- a CDS encoding methyl-accepting chemotaxis protein: MPNFFRSLKIGSRIYVLTAMSLAFLCLVAAISFTSMVRIGHELTQVADRSMPISALLRQITTHQLEQAVLFERMLREGEISVAENRLDQVAAEFSRLSHQMDEEIVRLERMIGEARAASDGADMRSFEEQVRQIEERHARYEKGAEAILQRIRESGTRTVPTTVTALMTLAEDLEKEQEALDHAIIDLMENVSASTEMAVRRARDDEARATMLIASLSGIILILAGALSILIARSITKPVSKLTNAMKDLAGGNLETEIVTPYFRDEVHEMSATMKVFRADMAKARELETLQRRERAKRQRQGEELSQLVGIFGASIGAVFNRIGSSSKAMVDEATTMTRQSGDTLSMADQVAGEASHSSESAGTLASASEEMLVSAQEIGRQIARSADVVNRAVAAADAARDEVGRLQETAVQIEQVVELIRNISKQTNLLALNATIEASRAGDAGKGFAVVAAEVKQLATQTTRATEEIGARIGGVRQVSTSSAGAITEIAELIGEVNSYISGIVSAVQEQDATLNEMVRNIDFVARSSGTVTDSVGRIKGQAVTVGSSAAGVSRFATELRDESSSLSQEMETFLKAMRNTNADDDTFTTYRIDRAAEAALGTGTWRGRVEEISSAHAVLSPALPGPTGELIRIGIDGIAGDLRARVAVTEGCRTTIQFPLDLEHLQRMRTHVAALGLGGEPGSGSRAA, from the coding sequence ATGCCCAACTTCTTCCGCAGCCTGAAGATCGGTTCCCGAATCTACGTCCTGACCGCCATGTCGCTGGCCTTCCTGTGCCTGGTCGCGGCGATCAGCTTCACCAGCATGGTCCGGATCGGCCATGAGCTGACCCAGGTCGCCGACCGCAGCATGCCGATCAGCGCCCTGCTGCGCCAGATCACCACCCACCAGCTGGAACAGGCGGTCCTGTTCGAACGGATGCTGCGGGAGGGCGAGATCAGCGTCGCGGAGAACCGGCTGGACCAGGTCGCCGCCGAGTTCAGCCGGCTGTCGCACCAGATGGACGAGGAGATCGTCCGGCTCGAACGGATGATCGGGGAAGCGCGGGCGGCCTCCGACGGGGCCGACATGAGGAGTTTCGAGGAGCAGGTCAGGCAGATCGAGGAACGCCATGCCCGGTACGAGAAGGGCGCCGAGGCGATCCTGCAGCGCATCCGGGAGTCCGGCACCCGCACCGTGCCGACGACCGTCACCGCGCTGATGACGCTCGCGGAGGACCTGGAAAAGGAACAGGAGGCGCTCGACCATGCCATCATCGACCTGATGGAGAATGTCTCCGCATCGACCGAAATGGCGGTCCGGCGCGCCCGGGACGACGAGGCGCGGGCGACGATGCTGATCGCGAGCCTGTCGGGCATCATCCTGATCCTGGCCGGCGCCCTGTCGATCCTGATCGCGCGCAGCATCACCAAGCCGGTGAGCAAGCTGACGAACGCCATGAAGGACCTCGCCGGCGGCAACCTGGAGACCGAGATCGTCACGCCCTATTTCCGCGACGAGGTCCACGAGATGTCGGCGACCATGAAGGTGTTCCGCGCCGACATGGCCAAGGCACGCGAACTGGAAACCCTGCAGCGGCGGGAGCGCGCCAAGCGGCAGCGCCAGGGCGAGGAACTGAGCCAGCTCGTCGGCATCTTCGGCGCCAGCATCGGCGCCGTGTTCAACCGGATCGGCTCGTCATCCAAGGCGATGGTCGATGAGGCGACGACCATGACGCGCCAGAGCGGCGACACCCTGAGCATGGCCGACCAGGTCGCCGGCGAGGCGAGCCACTCCTCGGAAAGCGCCGGCACGCTCGCCAGCGCGTCGGAGGAGATGCTGGTCAGCGCGCAGGAGATCGGCCGGCAGATCGCCAGGTCGGCCGACGTGGTGAACAGGGCCGTCGCGGCCGCCGACGCCGCCCGCGACGAGGTCGGCCGGCTTCAGGAGACGGCCGTGCAGATCGAGCAGGTCGTCGAGCTGATCCGGAACATCTCGAAACAGACCAACCTGCTGGCGCTCAACGCCACGATCGAGGCGAGCCGCGCCGGCGACGCCGGGAAGGGGTTCGCGGTGGTCGCGGCGGAGGTGAAGCAGCTGGCGACCCAGACCACGCGGGCCACCGAGGAGATCGGCGCCAGGATCGGCGGCGTCCGGCAGGTCTCGACCTCCTCCGCGGGCGCGATCACGGAGATCGCCGAGCTGATCGGGGAGGTCAACAGCTACATCTCCGGCATCGTGTCGGCCGTGCAGGAGCAGGATGCGACCCTGAACGAGATGGTCCGCAACATCGACTTCGTCGCGCGGAGTTCCGGCACGGTCACCGACAGCGTGGGACGGATCAAGGGACAGGCGGTGACGGTGGGCTCCAGCGCCGCGGGCGTCAGCCGCTTCGCCACCGAGCTGAGGGACGAGTCTTCCAGCCTGAGCCAGGAAATGGAAACCTTCCTGAAGGCCATGCGCAACACCAACGCCGACGACGACACCTTCACGACCTACCGGATCGATCGGGCCGCGGAGGCTGCCCTCGGCACCGGCACGTGGCGTGGACGGGTGGAGGAGATCTCGAGCGCCCACGCCGTCCTATCCCCGGCGCTGCCGGGTCCCACCGGAGAGCTGATCAGGATCGGCATCGACGGGATAGCCGGCGACCTGCGGGCTCGGGTGGCCGTGACCGAAGGCTGCCGGACCACCATCCAGTTCCCGCTCGACCTGGAGCATCTCCAGCGGATGCGGACGCATGTCGCGGCGCTGGGGCTGGGCGGGGAGCCGGGAAGCGGAAGCCGGGCGGCATGA
- a CDS encoding cold-shock protein gives MATGTVKWFNATKGYGFIAPENGVKDVFVHISALERSGIRGLNEGQKVSYELARGNNGKEAAVNISLLD, from the coding sequence ATGGCGACTGGCACGGTTAAGTGGTTCAATGCTACCAAAGGTTACGGATTCATCGCACCCGAGAATGGCGTGAAGGATGTCTTCGTCCACATCTCCGCCCTCGAACGCTCGGGTATCCGGGGCCTCAACGAAGGCCAGAAGGTCAGCTATGAACTGGCGCGCGGAAATAACGGCAAGGAAGCGGCGGTCAACATCAGCCTCCTGGATTGA
- a CDS encoding sigma-54-dependent transcriptional regulator → MPIINVHPSDRKIIVIAKVLLVEDTPSLARVYAEYLKKAAFTVETVETGAAALEALRETVPQVVLLDLQLPDMNGMEILKHVSGQQIPTAVVVITAHASVNLAVEAMRYGAYDFVVKPFTADRLLVTVRNAVERLRLAQIVDTFTDELGRSRFHGFIGSSFPMQAVYRIIDSAAASRATVFITGESGTGKEVCAEAIHRQSPRRDKPFVAINCGAIPKELMESEIFGHAKGAFTGAVAEREGAAARADGGTLFLDEICEMELGLQTKLLRFIQTGTFQKVGGTRMEKVDLRILCATNRDPLREVEENRFREDLYYRLHVIPVHLPPLREREDDVLDIARQFLIDYAAEEGKGFSHFHPAVEQVLRHYHWPGNVRQLQNVIRNVVVLHDGAEVTAAMLPPPLNQHSALQLQPPNRYAAPAEDSPAAPRGFGAQGPGPQGPGTQVQEPQGGQAAAVAEPRPIRPLWLVEKEAIEEAIAACDGNIPRAAALLGISASTIYRKRMAWEAEGRA, encoded by the coding sequence GTGCCGATCATCAATGTTCATCCGAGCGACAGGAAGATCATCGTCATCGCCAAGGTTCTGCTGGTCGAAGACACTCCCTCCCTGGCCCGTGTCTACGCCGAATATCTGAAGAAGGCCGCCTTCACGGTCGAAACCGTGGAGACTGGCGCCGCCGCCCTGGAAGCCCTGCGGGAAACCGTGCCCCAGGTCGTGCTGCTCGACCTCCAGTTGCCCGACATGAACGGCATGGAGATCCTGAAGCACGTCTCCGGCCAGCAGATTCCGACCGCGGTGGTCGTCATCACCGCGCACGCCTCCGTCAACCTCGCGGTGGAGGCGATGCGGTACGGCGCCTACGATTTCGTCGTCAAGCCCTTCACGGCGGACCGGCTGCTGGTCACCGTCCGCAACGCGGTCGAGCGGCTGCGCCTGGCCCAGATCGTCGACACCTTCACCGACGAGCTCGGCCGCAGCCGCTTCCACGGCTTCATCGGCAGCTCGTTCCCGATGCAGGCGGTCTACCGGATCATCGACAGCGCGGCGGCCAGCCGGGCCACCGTGTTCATCACCGGCGAGTCGGGCACCGGCAAGGAAGTCTGCGCGGAGGCCATACACCGGCAGAGCCCGCGCCGCGACAAGCCGTTCGTCGCGATCAATTGCGGCGCGATCCCGAAGGAGCTGATGGAGAGCGAGATCTTCGGCCACGCGAAGGGCGCCTTCACCGGCGCCGTGGCCGAGCGGGAGGGGGCGGCCGCCCGGGCCGACGGGGGAACGCTGTTCCTGGACGAGATCTGCGAGATGGAGCTGGGGCTCCAGACCAAGCTGCTCCGCTTCATCCAGACCGGCACCTTCCAGAAGGTCGGCGGCACCCGGATGGAGAAGGTGGACCTGCGCATCCTGTGCGCCACCAACCGCGACCCCCTGCGCGAGGTCGAGGAGAACCGCTTCCGCGAAGACCTCTATTACCGCCTGCACGTGATCCCGGTCCATCTGCCGCCGCTCCGCGAGCGCGAGGACGACGTGCTGGACATCGCGCGCCAGTTCCTGATCGACTACGCGGCGGAGGAGGGCAAGGGCTTCAGCCACTTCCACCCTGCCGTCGAGCAGGTGCTGCGGCACTACCACTGGCCCGGCAACGTGCGGCAGCTGCAGAACGTGATCCGCAATGTGGTGGTGTTGCACGACGGGGCGGAGGTCACGGCGGCGATGCTGCCGCCGCCGCTGAACCAGCATTCGGCACTCCAGCTCCAGCCCCCGAACCGCTACGCCGCTCCGGCCGAGGATTCCCCGGCGGCGCCCCGGGGTTTCGGAGCGCAGGGTCCGGGGCCGCAGGGGCCGGGCACCCAGGTTCAGGAGCCTCAGGGCGGCCAGGCGGCCGCCGTCGCCGAGCCCCGGCCGATCCGGCCGCTGTGGCTGGTCGAAAAGGAAGCGATCGAGGAAGCCATCGCCGCCTGCGACGGCAACATACCCCGGGCGGCGGCGCTGCTCGGCATCAGCGCCTCGACCATCTACCGCAAGCGCATGGCCTGGGAAGCCGAAGGCCGGGCCTGA
- a CDS encoding SDR family oxidoreductase: MRLANKIAIVTGAGSGFGEGIARTFAREGASVVVNDLDEDRGRRVADSISSGREGAAMFFKADVTDDGAVKAMVEAACERFGGLDIMVNNAGYTHRNKPMLEVTEAEFDRIYAVNVKALFLAARHVVPVLERRGGGVILTTASTAGLRPRPGLTWYNSSKGAAIVATKSMAVELAPLKIRVNALCPVIGDTGMIQDFMGEDTPERRRQFTATIPLGRMSRPDDIANAALYLASDEAEFITGVALEVDGGRCI; encoded by the coding sequence ATGCGCCTGGCCAACAAAATCGCCATCGTCACCGGGGCCGGATCGGGATTCGGCGAAGGCATCGCCCGGACCTTCGCGCGCGAGGGGGCCAGCGTCGTGGTCAACGACCTGGACGAGGACCGGGGCCGCCGGGTCGCCGACTCGATCTCGTCGGGGCGGGAGGGCGCCGCGATGTTCTTCAAGGCCGACGTCACCGACGACGGCGCTGTCAAGGCCATGGTCGAGGCCGCCTGCGAGCGGTTCGGCGGGCTGGACATCATGGTCAACAATGCCGGCTACACCCACCGCAACAAGCCGATGCTGGAGGTGACCGAGGCGGAATTCGACCGGATCTACGCGGTCAACGTCAAGGCCCTGTTCCTGGCGGCCCGGCACGTGGTGCCCGTGCTGGAGCGGCGCGGCGGCGGCGTGATCCTGACCACCGCGTCGACCGCCGGCCTCCGGCCGCGCCCGGGGCTGACCTGGTACAACAGTTCCAAGGGAGCGGCGATCGTCGCCACCAAGTCCATGGCGGTGGAACTGGCGCCGCTGAAGATCCGGGTCAACGCGCTGTGCCCGGTGATCGGGGACACCGGCATGATCCAGGACTTCATGGGCGAGGACACGCCGGAGCGGCGGCGCCAGTTCACCGCGACCATCCCGCTCGGCCGCATGAGCCGGCCCGACGACATCGCCAACGCGGCGCTCTACCTGGCGTCGGACGAGGCCGAGTTCATCACCGGAGTGGCGCTGGAAGTGGACGGGGGCCGCTGCATATAA